A region from the Serinibacter arcticus genome encodes:
- a CDS encoding SDR family oxidoreductase has protein sequence MSTSASTLPTDVSPVTFGPGVDPAEMAVFLRVAEQVTRLEPGHPDMAAARRATAGLYKLAKKFRRDEKRRAELEHDAAIIAATATGSPGRIDDETQGLLPSSAAADRAIAGTLLQPQPCYVCKKDFTQIDWFYHQLCPECAVVNHAKRDARTDLTGRRALLTGGRAKIGMYIALRLLRDGADLTITTRFPRDAARRFAAMDDSADWLHRLTIVGIDLRDPAQVVALADEVASRGALDILINNAAQTVRRSPGAYSALADAELRELPGDPDVPTITFGRTSAAHPAMLAGSVTDLPSTAVAPGGVAREALVAASASLERHLAGTAIDAGGLLPDEVDHNSWVATVENVDPMELLEVQLCNSTAPFILLSRLRAAMSATTTGRAYVVNVSAMEGVFNRGYKGPGHPHTNMAKAAVNMLTRTSAGELAEHGIYMTSVDTGWITDERPHTTKIRLAQEGFHAPLDLVDGAARVYDPIVRGEDGELLFGCFLKDYDRAAW, from the coding sequence ATGAGCACCTCTGCCTCCACGCTGCCCACCGACGTCTCCCCCGTCACGTTCGGTCCCGGCGTCGACCCCGCCGAGATGGCGGTCTTCCTCCGCGTCGCCGAGCAGGTCACCCGCCTCGAGCCCGGCCACCCCGACATGGCGGCCGCCCGCCGCGCCACCGCCGGCCTGTACAAGCTCGCGAAGAAGTTCCGGCGCGACGAGAAGCGACGCGCCGAGCTCGAGCACGACGCAGCGATCATCGCCGCCACCGCCACGGGCAGCCCGGGCCGGATCGACGACGAGACGCAGGGCCTGCTGCCCTCCTCGGCCGCGGCCGACCGCGCCATCGCGGGCACGCTGCTGCAGCCGCAGCCCTGCTACGTCTGCAAGAAGGACTTCACGCAGATCGACTGGTTCTACCACCAGCTCTGCCCCGAGTGCGCCGTGGTCAACCACGCCAAGCGCGACGCCCGCACCGACCTCACGGGCCGCCGGGCGCTGCTGACCGGCGGCCGCGCCAAGATCGGCATGTACATCGCGCTCAGGCTCCTGCGCGACGGCGCCGACCTCACGATCACCACGCGGTTCCCGCGCGACGCCGCCCGACGGTTCGCGGCGATGGACGACAGCGCCGACTGGCTGCACCGCCTGACGATCGTCGGCATCGACCTGCGCGACCCGGCCCAGGTCGTCGCGCTGGCCGACGAGGTCGCCTCCCGCGGCGCGCTGGACATCCTCATCAACAACGCCGCCCAGACCGTGCGACGCAGCCCCGGCGCCTACTCGGCGCTGGCCGACGCCGAGCTGCGCGAGCTCCCCGGCGACCCTGACGTCCCGACGATCACCTTCGGCCGCACCAGCGCCGCGCACCCCGCGATGCTCGCCGGCTCGGTGACGGACCTGCCCAGCACCGCCGTCGCGCCCGGCGGCGTCGCGCGCGAGGCTCTCGTGGCCGCGAGCGCGTCGCTCGAGCGCCACCTGGCGGGCACGGCGATCGACGCCGGCGGCCTGCTCCCCGACGAGGTCGACCACAACAGCTGGGTCGCCACGGTCGAGAACGTCGACCCGATGGAGCTCCTCGAGGTCCAGCTGTGCAACTCCACGGCGCCGTTCATCCTGCTCTCGCGGCTGCGCGCGGCGATGAGTGCGACGACGACCGGGCGCGCCTACGTCGTCAACGTCTCGGCGATGGAGGGGGTGTTCAACCGCGGCTACAAGGGCCCCGGCCACCCGCACACGAACATGGCCAAGGCCGCCGTGAACATGCTGACCCGCACCTCGGCGGGCGAGCTCGCCGAGCACGGCATCTACATGACCAGCGTCGACACCGGCTGGATCACCGACGAGCGTCCGCACACCACGAAGATCCGGCTCGCGCAGGAGGGCTTCCACGCGCCCCTGGACCTCGTCGACGGCGCGGCCCGCGTCTACGACCCGATCGTGCGCGGGGAGGACGGCGAGCTGCTCTTCGGGTGCTTCCTGAAGGACTACGACCGTGCCGCGTGGTGA
- a CDS encoding alpha/beta-hydrolase family protein: protein MWWWWPTAWHEDDWFDERPGQDVVPGVRWWPGITGLQLLADMFVAGSDDVPLGYGHNYGEGYVDAFAWVTGAELDDGDLARLRETIAATSRPG from the coding sequence GTGTGGTGGTGGTGGCCCACGGCCTGGCACGAGGACGACTGGTTCGACGAGCGGCCGGGTCAGGACGTCGTGCCCGGGGTGCGCTGGTGGCCTGGGATCACCGGGCTGCAGCTCCTCGCGGACATGTTCGTGGCCGGATCGGACGACGTGCCGCTGGGTTACGGCCACAACTACGGCGAGGGCTACGTCGACGCGTTCGCGTGGGTGACGGGTGCGGAGCTCGACGACGGCGACCTGGCGCGACTGCGGGAGACGATCGCGGCGACGAGCCGGCCCGGCTGA
- the glgX gene encoding glycogen debranching protein GlgX yields MQIWPGHPYPLGATYDGSGTNFALFSSVAERVELCLVDDDGVEQRIEVTEVDAHVWHVYLPAVGPGQRYGYRVHGPYEPSEGHWCNPSKFLLDPYAKAFDGELDGDESLYSYRFGSPPGPDSEMNADDSFGHTLTSVVHNPFFDWGHDHPPAHEYHRSVIYEAHVKGMTQLHPAIPEEIRGTYAGMAHPAMIDHLTKLGVTAIELMPVHQFINDPSLQEKGLSNYWGYNTIGFFAPHADYAAYGTRGQQVQEFKSLVKAMHEADIEVILDVVYNHTAEGNQMGPTLSFRGIDNAAYYRLVDEDRMHYFDTTGTGNSLLMRSPNVLQLIMDSLRYWVTEMHVDGFRFDLAATLARQFHEVDRLSAFFDLVHQDPVISQVKLIAEPWDLGDGGYQVGGFPPLWTEWNGDYRDTVRDFWRSEPSTLGEFASRLTGSSDLYEHTGRKPIASINFITAHDGFTLADLVSYNEKRNDANGEDSRDGESHNRAWNSGAEGPTDDAAVLELRGRRQRSFLATLLLSQGVPMIAHGDEIGRSQQGNNNVYCQDNELAWMDWDLDESEESLLEFTRKVIRLRAEHPVFRRRRFFGGHVTDADGEQVEDIQWFSPAGTAMTQEEWNTHYARALAVFLNGDAITEPDERGAPIVDDSFLLLFNAAHEEVTFTLPSARYGNAWSGTLDTDGSVEDWQVLATGAEVVVAPHSLVVLSRPSTGESAAVGAAARPGSASQVARAAEIAPSASTSPHVEAEAPSAAPEESAAESPSTDAR; encoded by the coding sequence ATGCAGATCTGGCCTGGACACCCCTACCCCCTCGGCGCCACGTACGACGGCTCCGGCACCAACTTCGCGCTCTTCTCCTCCGTCGCCGAGAGGGTCGAGCTGTGCCTCGTGGACGACGACGGGGTGGAGCAGCGGATCGAGGTCACCGAGGTCGACGCCCACGTGTGGCACGTCTACCTCCCCGCCGTCGGCCCCGGCCAGCGCTACGGCTACCGCGTGCACGGCCCCTACGAGCCCTCCGAGGGCCACTGGTGCAACCCGTCGAAGTTCCTCCTCGACCCGTACGCCAAGGCGTTCGACGGCGAGCTCGACGGCGACGAGTCGCTGTACTCCTACCGGTTCGGCAGCCCGCCCGGCCCCGACAGCGAGATGAACGCGGACGACTCCTTCGGCCACACCCTCACCTCTGTCGTGCACAACCCGTTCTTCGACTGGGGCCACGACCACCCGCCGGCACACGAGTACCACCGCAGCGTCATCTACGAGGCCCACGTCAAGGGCATGACGCAGCTGCACCCGGCGATCCCCGAGGAGATCCGCGGCACGTACGCCGGCATGGCGCACCCCGCGATGATCGACCACCTCACCAAGCTGGGCGTGACGGCCATCGAGCTCATGCCCGTGCACCAGTTCATCAACGACCCCTCCCTGCAGGAGAAGGGTCTGTCGAACTACTGGGGCTACAACACGATCGGCTTCTTCGCCCCGCACGCGGACTACGCCGCCTACGGCACGCGCGGCCAGCAGGTCCAGGAGTTCAAGTCGCTGGTCAAGGCCATGCACGAGGCCGACATCGAGGTGATCCTCGACGTGGTCTACAACCACACGGCCGAGGGCAACCAGATGGGACCCACGCTGAGCTTCCGCGGCATCGACAACGCGGCGTACTACCGCCTCGTCGACGAGGACCGGATGCACTACTTCGACACCACCGGCACCGGCAACTCGCTGCTCATGCGGTCGCCGAACGTGCTCCAGCTGATCATGGACTCGCTGCGGTACTGGGTCACCGAGATGCACGTCGACGGCTTCCGGTTCGACCTGGCCGCGACCCTCGCCCGCCAGTTCCACGAGGTCGACCGCCTCTCGGCGTTCTTCGACCTGGTGCACCAGGACCCGGTCATCTCTCAGGTGAAGCTGATCGCCGAGCCGTGGGACCTCGGCGACGGCGGCTACCAGGTGGGTGGCTTCCCCCCGCTGTGGACCGAGTGGAACGGCGACTACCGCGACACGGTGCGCGACTTCTGGCGCAGCGAGCCGTCGACGCTGGGCGAGTTCGCCAGCCGCCTGACGGGGTCCTCCGACCTCTACGAGCACACCGGCCGCAAGCCCATCGCCTCGATCAACTTCATCACGGCCCACGACGGTTTCACGCTCGCCGACCTGGTCAGCTACAACGAGAAGCGCAACGACGCCAACGGCGAGGACAGCCGGGACGGCGAGTCGCACAACCGCGCCTGGAACTCCGGCGCGGAGGGACCGACCGACGACGCCGCGGTGCTCGAGCTCCGCGGTCGTCGCCAGCGCAGCTTCCTCGCGACCCTGCTCCTGTCGCAGGGCGTGCCGATGATCGCCCACGGTGACGAGATCGGCCGGTCGCAGCAGGGCAACAACAACGTCTACTGCCAGGACAACGAGCTCGCCTGGATGGACTGGGACCTCGACGAGTCCGAGGAGTCGCTGCTGGAGTTCACGCGCAAGGTCATCCGCCTGCGCGCCGAGCACCCCGTCTTCCGCCGCCGTCGGTTCTTCGGCGGTCACGTCACCGACGCCGACGGCGAGCAGGTCGAGGACATCCAGTGGTTCTCCCCGGCCGGCACCGCGATGACGCAGGAGGAGTGGAACACGCACTACGCCCGCGCCCTGGCGGTCTTCCTCAACGGCGACGCGATCACCGAGCCCGACGAGCGCGGCGCCCCGATCGTGGACGACTCCTTCCTGCTGCTGTTCAACGCGGCGCACGAGGAGGTCACGTTCACGCTGCCGTCCGCGCGGTACGGGAACGCCTGGTCCGGCACGCTCGACACGGACGGTTCGGTCGAGGACTGGCAGGTGCTCGCCACGGGTGCCGAGGTCGTCGTCGCGCCGCACAGCCTCGTCGTGCTCTCACGCCCCAGCACGGGTGAGTCCGCCGCCGTCGGCGCGGCCGCCCGCCCGGGCAGCGCGAGCCAGGTCGCTCGCGCGGCCGAGATCGCGCCGAGCGCGTCGACCTCGCCCCACGTCGAGGCCGAGGCTCCGAGCGCCGCGCCCGAGGAGTCCGCCGCGGAGTCCCCGAGCACGGACGCCCGATGA
- a CDS encoding DUF3253 domain-containing protein: MTTSGSSASGDEQGSGPETTPDGHHVVIDGRRWRATDPGIPDTLAAELRSALMTGRRGVGAAKRAEEDTAPHRRIVDDAKVALGERGAPWWEPATEEDRRRRIAATIRTLAAARAPGTTCPSDAARVVGGEAWRPLMPTVRAVAEELAAAGEIVVTQGGEPVRAPWRGPVRLGRPD, translated from the coding sequence ATGACGACGAGCGGCAGCAGCGCGAGCGGCGACGAGCAGGGCTCCGGACCCGAGACGACCCCCGACGGGCACCACGTCGTCATCGACGGCCGACGCTGGCGCGCCACCGATCCGGGAATCCCGGACACGCTGGCCGCCGAGCTCCGGTCCGCCCTGATGACCGGACGCCGCGGCGTCGGGGCCGCGAAGCGTGCCGAGGAGGACACGGCACCGCACCGCCGGATCGTGGACGACGCGAAGGTGGCGCTCGGCGAGCGCGGGGCGCCGTGGTGGGAGCCGGCGACGGAGGAGGACCGCCGTCGCCGGATCGCCGCGACGATCCGGACGCTGGCGGCGGCCAGGGCCCCCGGGACGACCTGCCCGAGCGATGCGGCGCGCGTCGTGGGCGGGGAGGCGTGGCGCCCGCTGATGCCGACGGTCCGCGCCGTGGCCGAGGAGCTCGCCGCGGCGGGTGAGATCGTCGTCACGCAGGGTGGTGAGCCCGTCCGGGCCCCCTGGCGCGGCCCGGTGCGGCTGGGACGCCCCGACTGA